Part of the Ignavibacterium album JCM 16511 genome, AATTATTGCAAAATCTTTTTTAATAGCTTCGGTGATTAGTTGATAATTTTTTTTCAAATCTTTTTTTGATAATAGGTCAAACGGAAGAAAATATTCTGATAAATTTCTGATATTAAGAAGAACATCATTTGCGATAATTCTTACATCATTTCTTACTTCCGAAATCATTTTCAAAATTATCAATCCATCCAAACCACCGAGCGGATGATTTGCAACAATAATCAATTTTCCTTCACTTGGAATTTTTTCTCTGTCTTTTGAAGAAATACGGTATGAAATATCTAATTGATCGAACAGTTCCTCAATAAACTCTATTCCTGTTTTATCGCCATGTTCTAAAAGAAAACGATTAATTCTTGGTATAAATAAAATTCTGTTCAGAAAAGCAAAAAAAATGTCAGATAGAAAAGGAGGATAATTGGATAAAAACCCGGGTGACTTAGCATAAATTATTTCTTTAATACTGATATGATTCATTGAAAAACTTTGAATTCATATCAGAAATCTATTTATCAGATGTTAACAGATTATTAAGCCAATGTTAATTAATCTTTAACTAATTCACTGTCTTTTTTTCTTTTGAAACTTCTGAATGCGTATAATGTCTGCGCAAAATAATTATTTGGGAAAAATGTTTTAAGTCCGTATTCATCAGGTTTTGCAGGTGGAAGAAATGCAGTCCCCCAAATCCAATCCCAAATCGCGAGTTTTGTAGCAAAGTTTCTGTTTCGTCCTTTGCCGGTAGAGTGATGCCAGCGATGCATTTCAGGACCATTGATAATTTTCTGAATCCAACCGGTTTTAACATCAATGTTTGAGTGAATATACATTCCCCACACAGCGCTAATAACACCTTTGTAAGCAATTACTTCAGGTGGAGAGCCAAGTAAAACAATTGGTGCAAACTCTACTGTTTGGTTAATCAGAATTTCAAGTGCATGCGATCTTGAGCCGGAAAGCCAGTCAACTTTTTTAGGTGAGTGATGAGCTTCGTGTATTCGCCAGAGCCATTTGTTGCTGTGTTGCCAGCGATGCATCCAGTAAATGTAAATGTCGTGTGTGATTGTAAAGAAGACCAACTGAATCCAAATTGGCACATCAGCAAATAACTTTAGTCTGCTTATTCCAGTAGTCGTATCGATAAAATTAATTATGTAACTGAAAATTATAATGCTGAGAATATAACTCTGAGCAATTGTATAAAGAGCAAGGTCATCAAAGAAACCTTCTCTTAAAACTTCCTGACCTTTGTTATAAGGGAAAATTCTTTCAAGAATGATGAATAAAACGGCAGCTGAAATGATAATCAGCATGGAATATTTTTCTGCTGATGACAAGCCAGTTAAATAGTTATAGATAAAATTCCAAACATCGGAAATTATATCAGCTCTATTTATCATTTCTCTAACCAAAATTTATTTTACTCTTCTTAGTTTTTGAATCTGACCCTTTTCGCTATCATAAACTTTTTTTATTCCATCGCCTAATGCAAGTTCTATATCACGGATATTTGATACAAGTCTTTGTAAACCGCCCATTTCAACAGAAGCTGCCTGATCAGTTCCCCACATAGCACGATCAAGTGTAATGTGCCTTTCAACGAAACAAGCTCCTAGTGCAACAGCAGCCCAGGTTGGTGCTAAACCAACTTCGTGTCCGGAATAACCAATTGGAATATCAGGATATTTTTTTCTGAGAGTTTCAATCATTCGAAGGTTAAGTTCATCATTTTTGCAAGGATAAGCAGAAGTAGCATGAGCAAGTAAAAGATTATCCTTTCCGAAGAAATTAACAGCAGCTTCGATCTGTTCCATCGTTGACATTCCGGTTGACATCATAACCGGTTTGTTTAACTTTTTATGTTTGCCAAGCAATTCAAAATCTGTGAGTGATGCCGAAGGAGTTTTATAAATCGGAGGATTGAATTGTTCGATAAAATCTACCGATGGTTCATCCCAGCAGGAAGCAAACCACATTATTCCAAGTTCTTTGCAGTAACGGTCAATCTCTGCATATTCTTTTTCACCAAACTCAACTTTATGGCGGTATTCGATGTAAGTTATTCTACCCCATGGAGTATCTCTTTCAAGATTCCATTGGTCTTTCGGAACACAAAGTTCCGGAGTTCTCTTCTGAAATTTTACGGCATCGCAACCGGCTTTTTTTGCACCTTCAATCATCTTCTTGGCGATTTCCAAATCACCGTTATGATTAATTCCGATTTCAGCGATGATAAAAACAGGATGACCATCACCGATTATTTTGTCAGCAACTTTTATTTCTCTTCTTTTCATTCTAAACCTTTATTGTTTTAGAGATATGATTAATTCAGCAAATTCTCTGAATGCTCCATAGCCACCTTTCGCTTCGCATACATAATCGCTAATTTCTTTAATGAAACTCATGCCATCAGCAGGAGTTGCGGTGAAACCAACAAGTTTCATAATATCATAATCATTAGAATCATCACCAATGTAGGCAATGTTTTCAGAGTTTAGTTGATTTTTTCTTTTAATTTCCTCAAGCAAAGCTTCCTTATCTTTTACTCCAAGATAAACCTGAGTGATTTTTAATTTTTCTGCTCTTGACTTGACTGTTCCTGAGTTCTCACCTGTAATTATTATGGTTTCGATATCAGCATATCTTCTTAATCGTTCAACACCCATTCCATCACGAATAGAATATCTTTTCAATGCTTCACCAGTGGGGGAGTAATAAATTCCTGTGTCTGTTAAAACTCCATCTACATCAGTTATAATCAATTTTATTTTTTCAGCTTTGGATTTTAGATGAAGATTTTTTTCTGCAAGTTTTTTATCAATTACCATGCTGTCCAACCTCCGTCAACTACCAGATTAGCTCCAGTCATATATGATGAAGCATCACTTGCTAGGAACACAATTGCGCCTTTGTAATCGGTGGGGGCAGCCATTCTTCCAAGCATTGTTTTGGCAGAATAATTTTTTATAAAAAATTCATCCTGATTATTTTCAACTCCGCCAGGCGATAATGTATTTACGCGAACTCCTTTATTTCCCCAATATGCGGCAAGAAATCTTGTGAAATTAATTATTGCTCCTTTTGTTGCAGGATAAGCAGGTGATTTATAGAATGACTGCGTTCCATCCGGTTTTTTATAAATTGATTGATCTGGTCCAACCATTCCATAAGTTGAAGCAATATTGATAATACTTCCTTTGCCCTGATTAGCCATTACAGTTCCGATCACCTGCGAACAAAGAAATGTTCCTGTTACATTTACATCAAGAGATTTTTGCCACATTTCAAGCGGATAATTTTCAAACATAGAAAGTTCTGCGGCAGCTTGTGGATTTTCAAACATATCGTTAATTGCGGCATTGTTTACAAGAATATCAATATGTCCAAATTCACTTAAAGTTTTATCTCTTAGATTTTCAATTGATACTTTGTCGATGATATTCACACCAATTCCGATTGATTTAGTCGGAAGAGTCTTGGCAAATTCTTTACAAGCATTTTCATTTAGATCTGTTACAACTACATTAGCACCTGCTTCAGACAAAGCAAAGCAATGATGTTTTCCGATCAAGCCAAGCGCTCCGGTTACAATCGCAACTTTTCCTGTTAAGTCAAATAATTTTTTCACATTACTCATATTATTTCTTTACCTTTGGCTTCATATTAAAGTTACCAACTCTTCTGAAAACCGGTTCAACAGGTTCACCTCTCAAATATGCTTTAACATTTTTCTCTTCAACTGCTTTTTTCAAAATTGGTAGAACATCTTCATAAGCTTTTAATGTGTAATCGATATCGTCATCAGTATGTGAGAAAGACATATTATGAAATCCTCCCCAAAGTATTCCGCGTTTTATCATTTCCTGCTGAACTAATGATTTCATTTCAAGCGGATTGCATCCGGATTTTTCAGCATCAAATGTAATTATTGTTCTGCAATCAAATCCGGAACATTTTGTGTAATCCATTCCGAGTTTATTTGCAATAGTATTATAACCATCTTTTAATTTCCTTCCTTGCTTTGCGAGATAAGCAGGAACATTTTTCTCAATAATTTCTGTTACAGTAGCTTTGACCGCAGCAAGTGAAAGAGCTTCACCGCCGAATGTTGTAAAGAAGAAAACATCCTTCTCAAGCAATTGCATAATTTCTTTTTTCCCTGTCAGAATTGAAATCGGCATTCCATTCGCAACAGCTTTTGAGAAACAGGCAAGGTCAGCTTTAACACCAAA contains:
- a CDS encoding N-acetylneuraminate synthase family protein, yielding MKRREIKVADKIIGDGHPVFIIAEIGINHNGDLEIAKKMIEGAKKAGCDAVKFQKRTPELCVPKDQWNLERDTPWGRITYIEYRHKVEFGEKEYAEIDRYCKELGIMWFASCWDEPSVDFIEQFNPPIYKTPSASLTDFELLGKHKKLNKPVMMSTGMSTMEQIEAAVNFFGKDNLLLAHATSAYPCKNDELNLRMIETLRKKYPDIPIGYSGHEVGLAPTWAAVALGACFVERHITLDRAMWGTDQAASVEMGGLQRLVSNIRDIELALGDGIKKVYDSEKGQIQKLRRVK
- a CDS encoding SDR family oxidoreductase, coding for MSNVKKLFDLTGKVAIVTGALGLIGKHHCFALSEAGANVVVTDLNENACKEFAKTLPTKSIGIGVNIIDKVSIENLRDKTLSEFGHIDILVNNAAINDMFENPQAAAELSMFENYPLEMWQKSLDVNVTGTFLCSQVIGTVMANQGKGSIINIASTYGMVGPDQSIYKKPDGTQSFYKSPAYPATKGAIINFTRFLAAYWGNKGVRVNTLSPGGVENNQDEFFIKNYSAKTMLGRMAAPTDYKGAIVFLASDASSYMTGANLVVDGGWTAW
- a CDS encoding KdsC family phosphatase yields the protein MVIDKKLAEKNLHLKSKAEKIKLIITDVDGVLTDTGIYYSPTGEALKRYSIRDGMGVERLRRYADIETIIITGENSGTVKSRAEKLKITQVYLGVKDKEALLEEIKRKNQLNSENIAYIGDDSNDYDIMKLVGFTATPADGMSFIKEISDYVCEAKGGYGAFREFAELIISLKQ
- a CDS encoding sterol desaturase family protein → MINRADIISDVWNFIYNYLTGLSSAEKYSMLIIISAAVLFIILERIFPYNKGQEVLREGFFDDLALYTIAQSYILSIIIFSYIINFIDTTTGISRLKLFADVPIWIQLVFFTITHDIYIYWMHRWQHSNKWLWRIHEAHHSPKKVDWLSGSRSHALEILINQTVEFAPIVLLGSPPEVIAYKGVISAVWGMYIHSNIDVKTGWIQKIINGPEMHRWHHSTGKGRNRNFATKLAIWDWIWGTAFLPPAKPDEYGLKTFFPNNYFAQTLYAFRSFKRKKDSELVKD